The following are encoded in a window of Oncorhynchus keta strain PuntledgeMale-10-30-2019 chromosome 10, Oket_V2, whole genome shotgun sequence genomic DNA:
- the hemk1 gene encoding MTRF1L release factor glutamine methyltransferase isoform X3 produces the protein MWIRLRRPLKEVYNCFKPLKDGFIGHKWLCTSPCVAECVPALPTASRLTVEQAVKLWTDHFQQRGVSEPHLSSQYIIAHLLGAKTLEGIGQDRLAEFLTQEQTEQTWELCSRRLNRMPVQYVIEEWDFRDLTLKMRPPVFIPRPETEELVGLVLTDLQMKQGTGLSEETSFRCLEVGCGSGAISLSLLKSLPQLRAIALDKNKDAVDLTRENSHSLGFQDRLEVHHMDVMRDADIIVSMCSPVSVLVSNPPYLFSEDMISLEPEILRFEDHAALDGGKDGMQVMRHILTLAPKLLSNHGRVYLEVDPRHPQLIQKWVEESVEELHYLHTHRDITDRPRFCILQKKECNTDQDQDQH, from the exons ATGTGGATACGATTACGAAGACCATTGAAGGAGGTTTATAACTGCTTTAAACCACTTAAAGACGGATTTATTGGACACAAG tgGCTGTGCACGTCTCCGTGTGTGGCTGAATGCGTCCCAGCCTTACCTACAGCGAGCAGGCTCACGGTGGAGCAAGCTGTCAAGTTATGGACAGACCATTTCCAGCAAAGAGGTGTCTCAGAGCCACATCTCTCCAGCCAGTACATCATTGCACATTTGCTTGGTGCTAAAACA TTAGAGGGCATTGGACAGGACAGGCTGGCTGAATTCCTGACacaagaacagacagagcagacatgGGAGCTCTGTTCCAGACGTCTCAACag AATGCCAGTGCAGTATGTGATTGAAGAGTGGGACTTCAGAGATCTGACACTGAAGATGAGACCTCCCGTGTTTATCCCCCGGCCTGAAACTGAG gaGTTGGTTGGCCTAGTGCTTACAGATCTCCAGATGAAGCAGGGGACTGGATTAAGTGAGGAGACCAGCTTCAGGTGCCTGGAAGTGGGTTGTGGCTCTGGTGCTATCTCCCTCAGTTTACTTAAGAGTCTCCCACAG ctcagagCGATTGCTTTAGATAAAAACAAGGATGCTGTGGATCTGACAAGAGAGAACTCACACAG TTTGGGGTTCCAGGACCGACTTGAGGTTCACCATATGGATGTGATGAGAG ATGCAGACATAATTGTGAGCATGTGCAGTCCAGTCTCCGTTTTGGTCAGCAACCCTCCGTACCTGTTCTCAGAGGATATGATATCACTTGAACCTGAAATCCTCAG GTTTGAGGACCATGCTGCTCTGGATGGGGGGAAAGATGGCATGCAGGTGATGAGACACATTCTGACTCTGGCTCCAAAGCTCTTATCCAACCATGG TCGTGTATACTTGGAAGTAGACCCACGTCATCCACAGCTCATCCAGAAGTGGGTAGAGGAAAGTGTCGAAGAGTTACACTACTTGCACACGCATCGTGACATCACTGACAG GCCCCGTTTCTGCATCCTTCAAAAAAAGGAGTGCAACACAgatcaggaccaggaccagcattga
- the hemk1 gene encoding MTRF1L release factor glutamine methyltransferase isoform X4 produces the protein MWIRLRRPLKEVYNCFKPLKDGFIGHKWLCTSPCVAECVPALPTASRLTVEQAVKLWTDHFQQRGVSEPHLSSQYIIAHLLGAKTLEGIGQDRLAEFLTQEQTEQTWELCSRRLNRMPVQYVIEEWDFRDLTLKMRPPVFIPRPETEELVGLVLTDLQMKQGTGLSEETSFRCLEVGCGSGAISLSLLKSLPQLRAIALDKNKDAVDLTRENSHSLGFQDRLEVHHMDVMRDADIIVSMCSPVSVLVSNPPYLFSEDMISLEPEILRFEDHAALDGGKDGMQVMRHILTLAPKLLSNHG, from the exons ATGTGGATACGATTACGAAGACCATTGAAGGAGGTTTATAACTGCTTTAAACCACTTAAAGACGGATTTATTGGACACAAG tgGCTGTGCACGTCTCCGTGTGTGGCTGAATGCGTCCCAGCCTTACCTACAGCGAGCAGGCTCACGGTGGAGCAAGCTGTCAAGTTATGGACAGACCATTTCCAGCAAAGAGGTGTCTCAGAGCCACATCTCTCCAGCCAGTACATCATTGCACATTTGCTTGGTGCTAAAACA TTAGAGGGCATTGGACAGGACAGGCTGGCTGAATTCCTGACacaagaacagacagagcagacatgGGAGCTCTGTTCCAGACGTCTCAACag AATGCCAGTGCAGTATGTGATTGAAGAGTGGGACTTCAGAGATCTGACACTGAAGATGAGACCTCCCGTGTTTATCCCCCGGCCTGAAACTGAG gaGTTGGTTGGCCTAGTGCTTACAGATCTCCAGATGAAGCAGGGGACTGGATTAAGTGAGGAGACCAGCTTCAGGTGCCTGGAAGTGGGTTGTGGCTCTGGTGCTATCTCCCTCAGTTTACTTAAGAGTCTCCCACAG ctcagagCGATTGCTTTAGATAAAAACAAGGATGCTGTGGATCTGACAAGAGAGAACTCACACAG TTTGGGGTTCCAGGACCGACTTGAGGTTCACCATATGGATGTGATGAGAG ATGCAGACATAATTGTGAGCATGTGCAGTCCAGTCTCCGTTTTGGTCAGCAACCCTCCGTACCTGTTCTCAGAGGATATGATATCACTTGAACCTGAAATCCTCAG GTTTGAGGACCATGCTGCTCTGGATGGGGGGAAAGATGGCATGCAGGTGATGAGACACATTCTGACTCTGGCTCCAAAGCTCTTATCCAACCATGGGTAA
- the hemk1 gene encoding MTRF1L release factor glutamine methyltransferase isoform X2, translating into MWIRLRRPLKEVYNCFKPLKDGFIGHKWLCTSPCVAECVPALPTASRLTVEQAVKLWTDHFQQRGVSEPHLSSQYIIAHLLGAKTLEGIGQDRLAEFLTQEQTEQTWELCSRRLNRMPVQYVIEEWDFRDLTLKMRPPVFIPRPETEELVGLVLTDLQMKQGTGLSEETSFRCLEVGCGSGAISLSLLKSLPQLRAIALDKNKDAVDLTRENSHSLGFQDRLEVHHMDVMRDADIIVSMCSPVSVLVSNPPYLFSEDMISLEPEILRFEDHAALDGGKDGMQVMRHILTLAPKLLSNHGYLTAHHIHMVKLNRVYLEVDPRHPQLIQKWVEESVEELHYLHTHRDITDRPRFCILQKKECNTDQDQDQH; encoded by the exons ATGTGGATACGATTACGAAGACCATTGAAGGAGGTTTATAACTGCTTTAAACCACTTAAAGACGGATTTATTGGACACAAG tgGCTGTGCACGTCTCCGTGTGTGGCTGAATGCGTCCCAGCCTTACCTACAGCGAGCAGGCTCACGGTGGAGCAAGCTGTCAAGTTATGGACAGACCATTTCCAGCAAAGAGGTGTCTCAGAGCCACATCTCTCCAGCCAGTACATCATTGCACATTTGCTTGGTGCTAAAACA TTAGAGGGCATTGGACAGGACAGGCTGGCTGAATTCCTGACacaagaacagacagagcagacatgGGAGCTCTGTTCCAGACGTCTCAACag AATGCCAGTGCAGTATGTGATTGAAGAGTGGGACTTCAGAGATCTGACACTGAAGATGAGACCTCCCGTGTTTATCCCCCGGCCTGAAACTGAG gaGTTGGTTGGCCTAGTGCTTACAGATCTCCAGATGAAGCAGGGGACTGGATTAAGTGAGGAGACCAGCTTCAGGTGCCTGGAAGTGGGTTGTGGCTCTGGTGCTATCTCCCTCAGTTTACTTAAGAGTCTCCCACAG ctcagagCGATTGCTTTAGATAAAAACAAGGATGCTGTGGATCTGACAAGAGAGAACTCACACAG TTTGGGGTTCCAGGACCGACTTGAGGTTCACCATATGGATGTGATGAGAG ATGCAGACATAATTGTGAGCATGTGCAGTCCAGTCTCCGTTTTGGTCAGCAACCCTCCGTACCTGTTCTCAGAGGATATGATATCACTTGAACCTGAAATCCTCAG GTTTGAGGACCATGCTGCTCTGGATGGGGGGAAAGATGGCATGCAGGTGATGAGACACATTCTGACTCTGGCTCCAAAGCTCTTATCCAACCATGG GTACCTTACCGCTCATCATATCCATATGGTGAAACTCAA TCGTGTATACTTGGAAGTAGACCCACGTCATCCACAGCTCATCCAGAAGTGGGTAGAGGAAAGTGTCGAAGAGTTACACTACTTGCACACGCATCGTGACATCACTGACAG GCCCCGTTTCTGCATCCTTCAAAAAAAGGAGTGCAACACAgatcaggaccaggaccagcattga
- the hemk1 gene encoding MTRF1L release factor glutamine methyltransferase isoform X1 gives MWIRLRRPLKEVYNCFKPLKDGFIGHKWLCTSPCVAECVPALPTASRLTVEQAVKLWTDHFQQRGVSEPHLSSQYIIAHLLGAKTLEGIGQDRLAEFLTQEQTEQTWELCSRRLNRMPVQYVIEEWDFRDLTLKMRPPVFIPRPETEELVGLVLTDLQMKQGTGLSEETSFRCLEVGCGSGAISLSLLKSLPQLRAIALDKNKDAVDLTRENSHSLGFQDRLEVHHMDVMRDADIIVSMCSPVSVLVSNPPYLFSEDMISLEPEILRFEDHAALDGGKDGMQVMRHILTLAPKLLSNHGYLTAHHIHMVKLKSVLELQTVLEVFMQATVFDFKEIFTVGQYYFRCTVLWRTLRSFLSSHSVVSIVKQVSLLQSLLFNGLRSFTSLCFHFFLSRSRVYLEVDPRHPQLIQKWVEESVEELHYLHTHRDITDRPRFCILQKKECNTDQDQDQH, from the exons ATGTGGATACGATTACGAAGACCATTGAAGGAGGTTTATAACTGCTTTAAACCACTTAAAGACGGATTTATTGGACACAAG tgGCTGTGCACGTCTCCGTGTGTGGCTGAATGCGTCCCAGCCTTACCTACAGCGAGCAGGCTCACGGTGGAGCAAGCTGTCAAGTTATGGACAGACCATTTCCAGCAAAGAGGTGTCTCAGAGCCACATCTCTCCAGCCAGTACATCATTGCACATTTGCTTGGTGCTAAAACA TTAGAGGGCATTGGACAGGACAGGCTGGCTGAATTCCTGACacaagaacagacagagcagacatgGGAGCTCTGTTCCAGACGTCTCAACag AATGCCAGTGCAGTATGTGATTGAAGAGTGGGACTTCAGAGATCTGACACTGAAGATGAGACCTCCCGTGTTTATCCCCCGGCCTGAAACTGAG gaGTTGGTTGGCCTAGTGCTTACAGATCTCCAGATGAAGCAGGGGACTGGATTAAGTGAGGAGACCAGCTTCAGGTGCCTGGAAGTGGGTTGTGGCTCTGGTGCTATCTCCCTCAGTTTACTTAAGAGTCTCCCACAG ctcagagCGATTGCTTTAGATAAAAACAAGGATGCTGTGGATCTGACAAGAGAGAACTCACACAG TTTGGGGTTCCAGGACCGACTTGAGGTTCACCATATGGATGTGATGAGAG ATGCAGACATAATTGTGAGCATGTGCAGTCCAGTCTCCGTTTTGGTCAGCAACCCTCCGTACCTGTTCTCAGAGGATATGATATCACTTGAACCTGAAATCCTCAG GTTTGAGGACCATGCTGCTCTGGATGGGGGGAAAGATGGCATGCAGGTGATGAGACACATTCTGACTCTGGCTCCAAAGCTCTTATCCAACCATGG GTACCTTACCGCTCATCATATCCATATGGTGAAACTCAAGTCAGTTCTGGAGCTACAAACTGTATTGGAAGTGTTTATGCAGGCCACAGTGTTTGATTTTAAGGAAATATTCACAGTAGGCCAATATTATTTTAGATGTACTGTTTTGTGGCGCACACTAAGAAGCTTTCTGTCTAGTCACTCTGTTGTATCTATTGTAAAGCAGGTCTCACTACTTCAATCTCTGTTATTCAATGGTTTGAGAAGTTTcacttcactgtgttttcatttcTTCCTGTCTCGCAGTCGTGTATACTTGGAAGTAGACCCACGTCATCCACAGCTCATCCAGAAGTGGGTAGAGGAAAGTGTCGAAGAGTTACACTACTTGCACACGCATCGTGACATCACTGACAG GCCCCGTTTCTGCATCCTTCAAAAAAAGGAGTGCAACACAgatcaggaccaggaccagcattga
- the LOC118388296 gene encoding cytokine-inducible SH2-containing protein-like gives MILCVQGPRPLLSGSPTEGPVGMRTGSISSPHCLHSTPPQWDPTNDLRTIAKNFFYLDTSGWYWGAITAGQAHAALQAASEGAFLIRDSSHPLYMLTLSVRTARGPTSIRIQYSGARFLLDSSSPARPSLLSFPDVPSMVQYYVGPTRRVQKGKVEETHGAQPAQRTVQESTVVLKLKRALHKPQAFPSLQHLTRLTINRSTGCPDQLPLPRPLVRYLQDYPFHV, from the exons ATGATTCTTTGTGTTCAAGG CCCCAGACCACTGCTGTCTGGCAGCCCCACAGAGGGCCCTGTGGGCATGCGGACAGGGAGCATCTCCTCACCTCACTGCCTTCACAGCACCCCTCCACAGTGGGACCCCACGAATGATCTGCGCACCATCGCCAAAAACTTCTTCTACCTTGATACCTCAG GCTGGTACTGGGGAGCCATCACAGCAGGTCAGGCCCATGCAGCTCTCCAGGCAGCGTCAGAGGGGGCCTTTCTGATTCGAGACAGCAGCCATCCCCTGTACATGCTGACCCTGTCTGTTAGGACTGCCCGTGGCCCCACCAGTATACGCATCCAGTACAGTGGAGCCCGGTTTCTGCTAGACTCCAGCTCACCAGCCCGACCCAGCCTTTTGTCCTTTCCTGATGTGCCTAGCATGGTGCAGTACTATGTAGGACCAACAAGGAGGGTGCAGAAGGGCAAGGTGGAGGAGACTCATGGCGCACAGCCCGCCCAGAGGACAGTTCAGGAGAGCACAGTAGTGCTGAAGCTCAAGCGGGCCCTGCACAAGCCCCAGGCCTTCCCCTCCCTCCAGCACCTCACACGCCTCACCATCAACCGCAGCACAGGCTGTCCGGACCAGCTGCCACTGCCACGCCCACTGGTGCGCTACCTGCAGGACTACCCCTTCCATGTATGA